A window of Pseudomonas denitrificans (nom. rej.) genomic DNA:
TTGAAGCCCGGTGTCGGAATTTCCTGAAACTTCCATGGTCACACAGGCAACCCAGCGTACCTCCAGCCCTTGCTGCCCGGGCGGGTACGATGCCCCGTGGAGAAACTATGAAGTTGAAAGCCTTGTTCACCTGCCTGTTGCTGCTCGGCCTCGCCGGATGCGCCGACAAGGCCGTGGTGACGCTGCAGGACGGCAGCGAAATCCTGGTGAAGGATCACTCCGACTACGACAAATACAATGACTACTACGAATTCGAACAGCTCAACGGCGAGACGATCCTGATCAAGAAGGACAATGTCCGCTTCATCAAGACCCCGTGAAGGGCGCCCTAGCGCGCCCCGAGCCTTCCCCCGCTTTCCAGCTCAAGCAGGTTGAGCAGGTACTGGCCGCAGTAGCCCAGGTCCTGTTCGATGGCCTTGCGCGCGCCCGCGCCATCGCCACGTTCCAGCGCCTGCAGGGTGTCTTCGTGGAAGTCGTTCAGGCGCAGCGACAGGTCGGCCTCGGTGAACAGCCGGTTGAAGAAGGGCCCGACCTGCAGCCACAGCGCCTCGATCATGCGCAGCAGCGTGGGGTTGCCGCAGGCACGGTAGAGCGTCAGGTGAAACAGACTGTTGGCTTCCAGGTAGCCGTGGACGTCGCGGGCGTTCAGCGCGACTTCCATGCGCTCGGTGCACTCGCGCAGCACCGCCATGTCGGCAGGCTTCAGGTGCCTGGCAGCGTCTTCCACCGCCAGTCCCTCCAGGGATTGCCGCACCTGCAGGATCTGCAGGTAGCGCTCGCGGGTCATCACCGGCACCCGTAGCGAGCGCTGCGGCTCGCCCTCCAGCGCGCCCTCGGCCACCAGCCGTTGCAGGGCCGCGCGCACCGGCATCGGGCTGGTGCCCCACTCATCGGCCAGGTCGCGGATCTTGAGCCGCTCGCCGGGTTGGAAGCGCCCGCTCAGCAGGGCCTGGCGCAGGTTCTGGTACAGCTGTTCCTGAAGGTTGTCGGCCATCGTGATTCACTCCCGGCCGGCCGGCGGCGCCGGCAGTTGGGCGAAGGTCAGGCTGCAGTCGTGCTTCATCTCGCTTATCCCTTGTTCTCGATCAGACAGTTGCCGCCATCCACCACCAGCACTTCGCCGGTGATGTAGCTGGCTTCGGGCGAGGCCAGGAAGGCGATGGCGGCCGCCACCTCTTCCGGTCGCCCGGAACGGCCGAGCGGCGTGCGCCGTCCGGCCTGGATTTCTTCCTCGCTGCTGGAGCCGGTGGCGATCCAGCCCGGCGCCACGCTGTTCACCGTCACCCCGCGACGCGCCACTTCCAGCGCCAGCCCCATGCTCATGCCGAGCATCCCGGCCTTGGCCGCGCTGTAGGCCGATTCGCCCGGATTGCTGGCACGCACGCCGGTGGTGGAGCTGACATTGACGATGCGCCCGTAGCCGCGCTCCAGCATCCCCGGCAGCAGCGCGCGGGTGAGCAGGAAGGCGCTGGTCAGGTTGCGCGCCAGCGACAGGTTCCAGGTCGCCAGGTCCATCGCCGCCAGTTCGGCGAAGGGTTCCGGGCTGCCCTGCATGGCCATGCCGGCGTTGTTCACCAGCACGTCTACGCTTCCCCATTGCCCCTGCGCCCACTCGGCCAGGGCGCGGACGTCGCCTTCGCGGGTCAGGTCGGCGGGCAGCGCGCGGGCCTCGAAGCCCTCGGCGCAAAGCTCCTGCGCACGCAGCAGAACGCGCTCGCTGCTGGCGGTGAGCAGCAGCTTCACGCCGTTGCGCGCCAGCCGGCGGGCACTGGCGAAGCCGATGCCGGACTCGCTGCCGGCACCGCTGACCAGGGCGACCTGGCCGGCCCAGGCGGACTCATTCGTGACATCTTTCATGGGCATCTTCTTGATCTGTGATCACAGAATTCGTTAAAGGGCAGATTATCAGGCAGCCGACGCGCTGTATTGACATTTTTGTGATCACAAATGGAATATGTGCGAAATAACAAACGAGGTGTGCAACATGACCGCCAGCGGAATCGCCCAACAGGCCGTGGATCTCTTCACCGCCCGCGAGCGCCAGCGCTTCCTGGAACAGAATCCCAAGTCCGTCGCCCTTGCCGAGCGTGCGCACAAGTCGCTATACGCCGGTGTGCCGATGCACTGGATGGCGGACTGGTCCACGCCCTGCCCGCTGTTCGTCGAACGCGCCCAGGGCGCCCGCTTCTACGATGTGGACGGCCATGACTACGTAGACTTCTGCCTGGGCGATACCGGCAGCATGTTCGGCCATTCGCCGGCGCCGATCGCCCGCGCGCTCGCCGAACAAGGCGCACGCGGCCTGACCACCATGTTGCCCGGCGAGGACGCCGTGGTCTGCGGCGAACTGCTCGCCGCGCGCTTCGGCCTGCCCTACTGGCAGGTGACCGCCACCGCCACCGATTCCAACCGCTACGTGCTGCGCTGGGCCCGTGCGGTGACCAAGCGCAAGACCCTTCTGGTGTTCGATGGCTGCTACCACGGCACCGTCGACGACGTGATGGTGCGCTACCGCGACGGCGAGACCGTGCACCGCTCCGGCCTGGTCGGCCAGGCCTACGACCTGACCCAGCACAGCCGCTCCATCCCCTTCAACGACGTCGAGGCGCTGGAAGCCGCGCTGGCCCAGGGTGACGTCTGCGCCCTGCTGTGCGAGCCGGCGATGACCAACATCGGCATGGTCCTGCCCGATCCGGGCTTCATGCAGAAGTGCCGCGAGCTGACCCGCCAGTACGGCGCGCTGCTGATCATCGACGAAACCCACACCATCTCCACCAACATCGGTGGCTGCACGAAGCTGTGGAACCTCGACCCGGACTTCTTCGTGGTCGGCAAGCCGATCGCCGGCGGCGTCCCCTGCGGCATCTTCGGCTGCAGCGCGGAGATGGCCGAACGCATGGCCGCGTCGCGCAAGAGTGCCCAGGAAGACAGCCATGGCCACGGCCACAGCGGCATGGGCACCACGCTCTCGGCCAATGCCCTGGCCATGCACTGCATGCGCGCCAACCTGGAACAGGTGATGACCCAGGCGGCCTATGACCACATGCTGCCGCTGGCCAAGCGCCTGGCCGATGGCTTCCGCCGGCTGATCGCCAAGCACGGCCTGAAGTGGTCGGTGACCGAGCTGGGCGCACGCAGCGAGTTCCAGTTCTGCCCCGTCTCCCCGCGCACCGGCGCCGAGGCCGAAGCGGCCTTCCACGACGAGCTGCAGATGGCCCTGCACCTGTACCTGATCAACCGCGGCATCCTGATCACGCCGTTCCACAACATGACCCTGTGCTGCCCGGACACCACCGCCGCCGACGTGGATCGCCTGATCGAGACCCTCGATGCCGGCATCACCGAGCTGCTGGCGATCCCCGGCGCGCGCGAGGGCTGATCGCCTGCCACCTGCAGGAGCGGACGTGGTTCGCTCCTGCCAAAAGAACTATCCGGCGCCGAGCGCCACCGAGGACCACCATGCAATTCGCCGATCGACAGGAAGCCGAAGCCTTCCTCGCCGCCCACCCGGACGTGCGCAGCATCGAACTCTTCATCATCGACTCCAACGGCATCCCGCGCGGCAAGCTGCTGCACCGCGACGAGCTGCTGGCGATCTACGACAACGGCCGCCCGCTGCCCAGCTCGATCCTCGCGCTGACCGTGCAGGGCGAAGACGTCGAAGGCACCGGACTGGTCTGGGAAGTGGCCGACGCCGACTGCTGGACCTACCCCCTGCCCGGCAGCCTGACCCTGCAACCCTGGCGCACCAGCCCCACCGGCCAGTTGCAGGTGAGCATGCACCCGACCCAGGGCCTGCCTGCCACCCCGGCCGACCCGCGCCAGGCGCTGTCCCGCGTGGTCGACCGGCTGAAGGCCGACGGTTTGCACCCGGTGATGGCGGTGGAGCTGGAGTTCTACCTGCTGGACAAGCAGCGCGACGCCCATGGCCGTCCGCAGCCGGCGGTGCAGATGAACGGAATCCGCCCGGAAGCGCCGCAGGTCTATGGCGTCTATGAACTGGAGCAGCTGCAGCCGTTCCTCGACGACCTTTACGCCGCCTGCGAAGTCCAGGGCCTGCCGGTGCGCACGGCGATCTCCGAGTACGCACCGGGCCAGGTCGAGCTGACCCTGGAGCACCGCTTCGACGTCATGCAGGCTATCGACGAAGGCGTGCGCTACAAGCGCCTGGTGAAGGGCGTGGCGAACAAGCACGGGTTGCAGGCCTGCTTCATGGCCAAGCCGTTCGGCGACCGCGCCGGCTCCGGCATGCACCTGCACGTCAGCCTCGCCGACGAGCAGGGCAACAACCTCTATGCCAGCGATCTTTCTGACCTTGAGAGCAGTCACGGCACCGAACTGCTGCGCCACTCCATCGGCGGCATGATGGCCCGCCTGCTGGATTCGCTGGCAATCTTCTGCCCCAACGCCAACTCCTTCCGCCGCTTCCAGGCCAACAGCTACGCGCCGCTGGCCAAGAGCTGGGGCGTGAACAACCGCACCGTGTCGTTCCGCGTACCTGGCGGTCCGGCGAAAAGCCGGCACATCGAGCACCGCATCTGCGGCGCCGACGCCAACCCGTACCTGGCGGCAGCGGCGATCCTCGCGGCCATCCACGAAGGCATCCGCGAGCAGATCGATCCGGGCGCGCCCATCGTCGGCAACGGCTACGAGCAGGCCACCGAGTTCCTCCCCACCGACTGGCTCACCGCGCTGCGCGCACTGGAAGCCTCCACCTGGGCCCGCGAGGCGCTGGGCGAGGAATTCCTCAAGGTGTTCCTGGCGATCAAGTGGGAGGAGTACCGCCAGTTCATGGGCGAGGTCGGCGAGCAGGACTGGCGCTGGTATCTGCATCACGCTTGATTCGTGCGGCAATACGGCGAATAACGCGAAGCGTTATCCGCCGCCAGGCCCACGCTTCGCAGCACCCCCACTGACACACGACAGCCTTACGAAAAATTTACCCTGTCAGACTGAAGAATCTGGTCTTTTCTTGGTCTGTAATTGCACGGGGCGCAGATGCGCCCCGTGGTCAAAGCGGCGCCGCCGGTACTGCCTGCCGGCCGCCGTCCTCTCTCAGGCAGGGAGAACCCGTAGACAATGAGCACTCCTGTCGTACTGATCACCGGCGCTGCCGGTGGCCTCGGAAAAGCCATCGCCAAACGTTTCGCCCAAAGCCACTGGCGCATCGCCGCAACCGACGTGGACAAAGCCGGCCTGCATGCGCTCAACGCCCAGGTTCCACTGGACGCCACCGCCGTCGGCGACCTGCGACGCGCCGACAACTGCCACAGCCTGGTTTCCGACATCCTCGCCCGCACCGGCCGCCTCGACGCCCTGGTGAACGCCGCCGGCGTCTGGCGCGAAGGCCCGGTGGAAGACTTCAACGAGGACGACTTCGACCTGGTCATGGGCGTGAACCTCAAGGCCGCCTTCTACATGTGCCAGGCGGCGACGCCGTATCTCAAGGAAAACCACGGCTGCATCGTCAACATCTCCAGCGACTCCGGCCGCCAGGCCTATCGCGGCTCCGCGGCGTACTGCGCGAGCAAGGCGGCGCTGACCATGCTCACCCGTACCCTGGCGCTGGAACTGGCCGAGTCCGGCGTGCGGGTCAACGCCATCTCCCCGGCGGACATCGCCACGCCGATGCTCGACTACCAGGCCGAGCGCTATGGCCAGGGCAACCCGGACAGCTACAAGCGCGCCCTGCTGAAGGATTACCCACAGGGCAAGGCGTCGCGCTTCATCCGCCCCGAGGAAGTCGCCGAGCTGGTCTGGTACCTGTGCAAACCGGAATCCGAAGCCATCACCGGCGCGGACCTGGCCATCGACTTCGGCCTCTCCGCCGGGCGCTGAGCCGGCAGATAGACGGACGGGCGGCCAGTGGCCGCCCGTTTTCGTTTGGGGCGTTGATCGAACGACAGACATGCCATTGGTAAATGGCCCACTGGTGCCGGACGCCAATCGGCGGTATAGAAAAAACTGTGTCGCCTGCCGCGCTTTGGTTGTCCAGAGTTAGGCCCTTTCCTTTTCCCAAGACAATTCCGAAGAGAATTCCATGGAACCTGGCAACCACCAGCTCAGCATGACCGTCCTGATGACCCCCGACATGGCCAACTTCTCCGGCAATGTCCACGGAGGCACCCTGCTCAAGTACCTCGACGAAGTCGCCTACGCCTGCGCCAGCCGCTACGCCGGCTATTACGTGGTGACCCTGTCGGTGGACCAGGTGATCTTCCGCCAGCCGATCCATGTCGGCGAACTGGTCACCTTCCTCGCCTCGGTGAACTACACCGGCCGCACCTCCATGGAGATCGGCGTGAAAGTGGTCACCGAGAACATCCGCGAGAAATCCGTGCGCCACACCAACAGCTGCTTCTTCACCATGGTGGCGCTGGACGATGACCGCAAGACCATCGAGGTGCCGCAACTGGTGCCGCAGACCAAGGACGAGAAACGTCGTTTCGCCCAGGCCCAGCAGCGTCGGCAGATTCGCCAGGAGCTGGAACAGCGCTACGCCGAGCTTCGCCACGAATGACGGACGTTCACGACATTTCCTGAAAAGAAATCCCTCGTGTCGCGGAAATTTCCCAATGCGTCAACAGGTTACCCTTGCGTGAAAGCAAGGTAGGAATCGATTACTACGCCTAGACTTTTCATACGCGGGTTTGCCCCCGTGACCCACCGTCGAGCGACCCGGTGCTGATGCGCAGTCCGGTCGCTCCCTGAGTGCCCGGAGCCCAGACCATGCATCACACCCCGCTACTGACCACCCTCGCCGTCGGCTTCGTGCTGGCCTTCGTCCTCGGCGCCCTGGCCAACCGCCTGCGCATCTCGCCGCTGGTGGGCTACCTGCTCGCCGGGGTGCTGGCCGGCCCCTTCACCCCCGGTTATGTCGCCGACCAGGCGCTGTCCACGGAGATCGCCGAACTGGGCGTGATCCTGCTGATGTTCGGCGTCGGCCTGCACTTCTCGCTGAAAGACCTGCTGTCGGTCAAAGCCATCGCCATCCCCGGTGCGGTGGTGCAGATCGGCGTCGCCACCCTGCTCGGCCTGGGTCTGGCCTGGATGATGGGCTGGAACTTCGGCGGCGGCCTGGTCTTCGGCCTCGCCCTGTCGGTGGCCAGTACCGTCGTGCTGCTGCGGGCGCTGGAGCAGCGCCAGCTGATCGACACCAAGCGCGGGCGCATCGCCATCGGCTGGCTGATCGTCGAAGACCTCGCCATGGTCCTCACACTCGTGCTGCTGCCGGCGCTGGCCGGCTCGCTGGGCGGCACCTCAGACGGCGGTGACGGCGGCCTGCTGATGCCGATCCTGCTGACCCTGGGCAAGGTCGCCGCTTTTGTCGCGGTGATGATCCTTGGCGGTCGCCGCTTCGTACCCTGGGTGCTGGAGCGCGTGGCCAAGACCGGCTCGCGCGAACTGTTCACCCTGGCCGTGCTGGCCATCGCCCTGGGCATCGCCTACGGCTCGGCGGTGATCTTCGGCGTGTCCTTCGCCCTGGGCGCCTTCTTCGCCGGGATGATCCTCAACGAGTCCGAGCTCAGCCACGAGGCCGCCGAGAACTCGCTGCCGCTGCGCGACGCCTTCGCCGTGCTGTTTTTCGTCTCCGTCGGCATGCTGTTCAACCCGGCGATCCTGATCCACGAGCCGCTGCCGGTGCTGGCGACCTTCCTGGTCATCGTCTTCGGCAAGTCGGTGGCGGCCTACGTCATCGTGCGCATGTTCGGGCACCCCAACAGCACCGCGCTGACCATCGCCGCGAGCCTGGCGCAGATCGGCGAGTTCTCCTTCATCCTGGTCGGCCTCGGCGTGACCCTGAACCTGCTGCCCGAAGCCGGCCGCGACCTGGTGCTGGCCGGCGCGATCCTGTCGATCCTGGTCAACCCGCTGCTGTTCATCGCCATCGACCGTCTGCAGGCGCGGCAGGAGCAGAAGGCCGAAGCCGAGCCGGGTGTGGTCCAGGTAGAGGCGCCGGACCTGCCGCCGCCGGTGCTGGAGCAGAACCATGCGATCCTCATCGGCCACGGCCGCGTCGGCGCGCTGGTCAGCGAGCGCCTGCGCAAGGACAGGATTCCGCTGGTGGTCATCGAGGACAAGCGCGAGAAGGCCGCCGAACTGCGCGAGCACGGTCTCTGCGTGGTGGTCGGCAACGCCGCCAACCCGGATGTCCTGACCCAGGCCAACATCACCTCGGCGCGCTGGCTGCTGATCGCCATCCCCAACGGCTTCGAGGCCGGGACGATTTCCAGCCACGCGCGGGCGATCAACCCGAACCTGGACATCATCGCCCGCGCCCACTTCGACGCCGAGGTGGACTACCTGGAGCAGAACGGCGCCAGCCTGGTGATCATGGGCGAGCGCGAAATTGCCCGTGGGATGGTCGAGCGGGTCGAACGCGAGGGCGCCACGCCGGCGGCCAGCGACGACCACCTGCCGCAGTCGGCCTGACGCCATGCTGCGCCGGCTCTACGACTGGACCATGCGCCTGGCGGGGCATCCGCGGGCGGAGCTGGCGCTGGGCGGGGTGACCTTCGCCGAGAGTTCGTTCTTCCCCATCCCGCCGGACGCGCTGCTGGTGCCCATGGTTCTCGCCAACCGGGCCAAGGCCTGGCGCTATGCGGCGATCTGCATCGTCAGCTCGGTGCTGGGCGGCATCGCCGGCTACTTCATCGGCCTGCTGCTGTTCGAGACGGTGGGCCAGGCGATCCTGGCCTTCTACGGCCTGCAGGAGAACTTCGCCGAGGTCGCCGAGCGCTACAACGAACTCGGCTGGCTGATGGTACTGCTGGGCGGCGGCTTCACCCCGCTGCCCTACAAGCTGATCACCCTGACCAGCGGGGTCACCCAACTGGACCTGGTGCTGTTCATCGCCCTCAGCGTGGTGGCGCGCACCCTGCGCTTCGCCGCCACCTGCGCCCTGCTGTTCTGGGCAGGACCTGCGCTGCGCGAAGCCATCGAGAAACGCCTCGGGCTGGCGTTCGGCCTGCTCACGGCGATGGTGGTGGGCGGGCTGCTGCTGGGCAAGTACATGCTCTGACACTGAGCCGTCTGCAGGAGCGCGCCATGCGCGCAATCGCGGGCGCGGCCCGCTCCTGCAGGGGAATATCGATGCGCGGCTCAGATCACCCCAGCTTCACCGCCTCGAACTTCACCCGCGGATGGGCAATGCGGTCCTGGGCACGCACCAGTTCCAGTTCGTAGCTGCCGCAGGCCTGGGTTTCCAGCAGCACTTCATGCACGGCGGCGGCGCAGAATTCGAAGGCAGTGCGCAGGTCATCGCCCAGCAGCAGGCGGGCGAGGAACAACCCGGAGGTCAGGTCGCCCACGCCCACCGGTTGGCGCGGGAAGGCCAGCAGCGGGCGGCGCAGGTGCCAGGTCTCGTCCAGAGTCACCAGCAGCATCTCGAAAGCGTCCGCCGGCTTGCCCGGGTAATTCAGGTGCTTCACCAGGATCGCCTTCGGGCCGCGCACCAGCAGGCCACGAGCCATTGCCGCGCAGTCTTCCAGAGAGGTCGGCTGGCGATCGCAGAAGCTGTCCAGTTCCAGCTGGTTCGGGCACAGGTAGTCGGCCACGGCGGCGGCTTCGTGGAGCAGGAACTCGCTGACCTCCGGGGCGACGATGCAGCCCTTCTCCGGATGGCCCATCACCGGGTCGCACAGGTACACGGCGCGCGGGTTCACCTCGCGGATGCGGCGCACCACTTCGAGGATCGAACGGCCCTGCGCCGCGCTACCCAGGTAGCCCGAGAGCACCGCGTCGCAGTTGCCCAGCTCGCCGATGGCGGCGATGCCATCCACCAGCGCGGGAATCTGCTCCGGCGGCAGCACCTGCCCCGTCCAGTGGCCATACTGGGTATGGTTGGAGAACTGCACGGTGTTCAGCGGCCAGACGTTCACCCCGACGCGGCGCATGGGAAACTCGGCAGCGCTGTTGCCGGCGTGGCCGAAGACGACGTGGGACTGGATGGCGAGAACGTGGGGAGTGCGCGGCATAACGGTGTCCTGTTACAGAATGGGGCAGTATGGGGCGCAATTCACACGCTGTGAACATCCGCCCCTCGCCGCCCGACGGCGGAGTGAGTAAGCTGGTGCGCCGATTCCGAGGAAGCCGAAGTGGACCTGGGCAATCTTTTCATCTTCATGCTGGTTGTCGCGGGCGCCGCCTGGTGGTGGCGTGCTCATGGCATCCGCGAGCGTGCGCTGGCGCTGGCCAAGCAGCACTGCGCGCGCGAGGGCGTGGAGCTGCTCGATGACGCCATGGCCCTGCAGCGCTTCCGCTTCCAGCGCGACGGCCGCGGCAACCTGCGCCTGGCCCGCGAATACGCCTTCGAGTTCACCGCCACCGGGCAGGAACGCTACGCCGGTCGCATCGCCATGTTCGGCCAGCACCTGGGCCGCATCGAGCTGGCGCCCTTCCGCATGGAACCCGAACCGCGCATGCCGGTATCGCCGGTCGCCACCTTCCACCCCGCCGCCGCGCCGGTCGATGAGGATATCGTCGACGCCGTGTTCGACGACACCCCGCCGCCGCCGCGCCCCAGGGCCGAAGTCGTGCGCCTGGACGAATGGCGCCGCGCGCACCAGGACAAGAAGGTCGGCGACTAGAGCTGAGCGCGGATCTTCCGCCAGTCCTCGTCCACCGCCGCCGTCATCGCCTTGCGCAACAACCGGCAACGTCCGCGGTGCCAGAGTGACGTTCGCCGCCGTTGGTTGCGCCGGCAGTGCTCGAACAGCCAGTCCGGATCGAAACCGTCCCAGACGCCCGCCGTCACCCAGGTGTTGGCCCAGACCACCGGCGCCACTTCCAGGCGGTAGATGGCCTCCAGCTCGTCCACGCTGAATCCGCTGATCGACAGGGTGCCCGCGATAGCGGCGCGCCCGCCTTCATCCAGCTCGGTGTCCAGCCACAGCTCGGACAGCGCCAGCCAGACGGACTCGCGGGCCGGGTCGTTCATTCGTGGCCCAGCAGGAAGCGCGACACGCGAGCGGCGCTGTCTTCGGGGAATTCCTGCATGAAGCAGTGGCCGCCATCGACACACTGGCCACTCACCACCGTGTTCGTCGCGCACCAACGCGCCACGGACTTGGGCACGAACGGGTATGTGCGCTCGCCGAACAGCACCTGGGTCGGCGTCACCACCTTGGTCAGCGATGGCCACAGGCGCTTGGGGAAGGAGCTGAAGATTTCCGCCTCGCGGCTGGGCCGGCATTTCAGCTCAACGCCCGCCTCGGTGCGCTTCATGGCGTTCTCCACATAGGCCCAGAGCGCTTCGTCGGTCCAGCCCTTGAAGATGCCGCGGCCGTGCAGGCCGGCGTAGGCCGCCTCGCGGTCCGGCCACTGGCTGCGCCGCGAGCGCGCCTTCTGCACCATGGTGCGGCGCTTGTGCAGGCCGAGCACTTCGGAGAGCGCCATCACGCCGATCATCGCCGGGGTGAACAGCACCGGGTCGAGCAGCACCGCACGGCGGAACAGCTCGGGATGACGGCCGAGGATCAGGCTGGTGAGCACGCCGCCAAAGCTGTGCCCGGCGGCGTAATGCGGCACGTCACCGAATACTTTGCTGCCGGCCTGGAACGCTTCCACCGCCATCTCGGCATTGCGGTTCCAGCCGTGGAAGCGTCCGCCGTGGTCACTGTCGCCATGGCCCTGCACGTCGCACAGCCAGAGGTCGAAATCCTGCGCCAGGACTTTCAGCATCGGCTCGTAGGCACGGCCGCAGAAGCCATTGCCATGCAGGAAGTGCAGCAGCGGCTTGCCACTGGGCTCGCTGCGCCAGCCGCGCAGGGTGAAACCAGCGGACCCTTCGTGGGTCCAGGACGACAACTGCATCGAAGCTCTCCATCGGGATGCGGCAGTGTAGCGAGGCGGCGGGGCGCCGGACCAGCTCGCGGCCGTGCTATTGTCGCCAACCGTTGGTCGAACCCCGTCGAACATGTCGCCTACCCGCCCCCTTCGCCTGCTGCTGATCTGCCTGCTCCTGCTGGCCGGGCTGGTGTTGTCGGTGTTCTGGGCCGGCGAGAAGGCGCGGCACCGCGCGCTGCTCGCCGAGGCGGAAGCGGCCCATGAACAGCTCGGTCTCTATGCCAACTCCCTGCACACCCTGATCGAGCGCTTCCGCAGCATTCCCGCCGTGCTCGCGCTGGACCCGGAGCTGCGCGCGGCCATGCGCGGCCCGGTGACCGGCGAGCTGCAGCACCGGCTCAACCTCAAGCTGCAGGAAATCAACGGCGCGGCGCGCTCCTCCACTTTGGAGCTGCTGGACCACACCGGCCTTGCCGTGGCTGCAAGCAACTGGAACCTGCCGGTCAGCTACGTCGGCCACAACTACGGCTTCCGCCCCTACTTCCGCCAGACCATCGCCCAGGGCGCGGGGCGCTTCTATGCGGTCGGCGTGACCAGCGGAATTCCCGGCTACTTCCTGTCCAATGCCCTGCGCGACGACGACGGCACCTTCCTCGGCGCCATCGTGGTCAAGCTGGAATTCCCCGACCTGGAGCGGCAGTGGAGCCAGACCCCGGACGTGGTGCTGGTGAGCGACAGCAAGGGCGTGGTGTTCCTCGCCAACCACCCGCGCTGGCGCTACCGCGAGCTGATGCCGCTGGACGCCGTGGCCCGCGCCGAGATGGCCGACACCCGCCAGTACCACAGGCAGCCGCTCAGCGCGCTGCCGCACCGGACGCTGGAAACCCTCGGCGAGCACGCGCGCATGGTCCGTGTCGACGGCCAGGACATCAGCGGCGACTACCTCTGGCAATCGGTCGGCCTGCCGGAAGACGAGTGGACCCTGCACCTGCTGCGCAATCCCCATGGCGTGCAGTCCGACGTCACCAGCGCGCGGCTGGCCGCCGCCGGCGTCTGGCTGGCGCTGGTGTTCCTCGTGCTCTGGCTGCAACAGCGCCGCCGCCTGGCGCGCCTGCGCCAGCGCAACCAGGAAGAGCTGGAGCGCCTGGTCGAGCAGCGCACCGCCGCCCTGCGCACCGCCCAGGACGGCCTGGTGCAGGCCGCCAAGCTGGCCGCGCTGGGGCAGATGTCCGCCGCGCTGGCCCACGAGATCAACCAGCCGCTCACCGCCCAGCGCATGCAGCTGGCCAGCGTGCGTCTGCTGCTCGACGCCGGCCGCCAGGACGACGCCCGCGCCGCGCTGGTGCGGGTCGATGAGCTGCTCGAGCGCATGGCCGCACTCACCGGTCACCTGAAGACCTTCGCCCGCAAGACGCCCGGCGGCCTGCGCGAACGCATCGAGCTGGGCCACGTGATCG
This region includes:
- the ybaL gene encoding YbaL family putative K(+) efflux transporter, whose protein sequence is MHHTPLLTTLAVGFVLAFVLGALANRLRISPLVGYLLAGVLAGPFTPGYVADQALSTEIAELGVILLMFGVGLHFSLKDLLSVKAIAIPGAVVQIGVATLLGLGLAWMMGWNFGGGLVFGLALSVASTVVLLRALEQRQLIDTKRGRIAIGWLIVEDLAMVLTLVLLPALAGSLGGTSDGGDGGLLMPILLTLGKVAAFVAVMILGGRRFVPWVLERVAKTGSRELFTLAVLAIALGIAYGSAVIFGVSFALGAFFAGMILNESELSHEAAENSLPLRDAFAVLFFVSVGMLFNPAILIHEPLPVLATFLVIVFGKSVAAYVIVRMFGHPNSTALTIAASLAQIGEFSFILVGLGVTLNLLPEAGRDLVLAGAILSILVNPLLFIAIDRLQARQEQKAEAEPGVVQVEAPDLPPPVLEQNHAILIGHGRVGALVSERLRKDRIPLVVIEDKREKAAELREHGLCVVVGNAANPDVLTQANITSARWLLIAIPNGFEAGTISSHARAINPNLDIIARAHFDAEVDYLEQNGASLVIMGEREIARGMVERVEREGATPAASDDHLPQSA
- a CDS encoding YqaA family protein, encoding MLRRLYDWTMRLAGHPRAELALGGVTFAESSFFPIPPDALLVPMVLANRAKAWRYAAICIVSSVLGGIAGYFIGLLLFETVGQAILAFYGLQENFAEVAERYNELGWLMVLLGGGFTPLPYKLITLTSGVTQLDLVLFIALSVVARTLRFAATCALLFWAGPALREAIEKRLGLAFGLLTAMVVGGLLLGKYML
- the pdxY gene encoding pyridoxal kinase PdxY; the protein is MPRTPHVLAIQSHVVFGHAGNSAAEFPMRRVGVNVWPLNTVQFSNHTQYGHWTGQVLPPEQIPALVDGIAAIGELGNCDAVLSGYLGSAAQGRSILEVVRRIREVNPRAVYLCDPVMGHPEKGCIVAPEVSEFLLHEAAAVADYLCPNQLELDSFCDRQPTSLEDCAAMARGLLVRGPKAILVKHLNYPGKPADAFEMLLVTLDETWHLRRPLLAFPRQPVGVGDLTSGLFLARLLLGDDLRTAFEFCAAAVHEVLLETQACGSYELELVRAQDRIAHPRVKFEAVKLG
- a CDS encoding DUF3301 domain-containing protein, giving the protein MDLGNLFIFMLVVAGAAWWWRAHGIRERALALAKQHCAREGVELLDDAMALQRFRFQRDGRGNLRLAREYAFEFTATGQERYAGRIAMFGQHLGRIELAPFRMEPEPRMPVSPVATFHPAAAPVDEDIVDAVFDDTPPPPRPRAEVVRLDEWRRAHQDKKVGD
- a CDS encoding DUF7079 family protein, whose translation is MNDPARESVWLALSELWLDTELDEGGRAAIAGTLSISGFSVDELEAIYRLEVAPVVWANTWVTAGVWDGFDPDWLFEHCRRNQRRRTSLWHRGRCRLLRKAMTAAVDEDWRKIRAQL
- a CDS encoding alpha/beta fold hydrolase — translated: MQLSSWTHEGSAGFTLRGWRSEPSGKPLLHFLHGNGFCGRAYEPMLKVLAQDFDLWLCDVQGHGDSDHGGRFHGWNRNAEMAVEAFQAGSKVFGDVPHYAAGHSFGGVLTSLILGRHPELFRRAVLLDPVLFTPAMIGVMALSEVLGLHKRRTMVQKARSRRSQWPDREAAYAGLHGRGIFKGWTDEALWAYVENAMKRTEAGVELKCRPSREAEIFSSFPKRLWPSLTKVVTPTQVLFGERTYPFVPKSVARWCATNTVVSGQCVDGGHCFMQEFPEDSAARVSRFLLGHE
- a CDS encoding sensor histidine kinase, whose translation is MSPTRPLRLLLICLLLLAGLVLSVFWAGEKARHRALLAEAEAAHEQLGLYANSLHTLIERFRSIPAVLALDPELRAAMRGPVTGELQHRLNLKLQEINGAARSSTLELLDHTGLAVAASNWNLPVSYVGHNYGFRPYFRQTIAQGAGRFYAVGVTSGIPGYFLSNALRDDDGTFLGAIVVKLEFPDLERQWSQTPDVVLVSDSKGVVFLANHPRWRYRELMPLDAVARAEMADTRQYHRQPLSALPHRTLETLGEHARMVRVDGQDISGDYLWQSVGLPEDEWTLHLLRNPHGVQSDVTSARLAAAGVWLALVFLVLWLQQRRRLARLRQRNQEELERLVEQRTAALRTAQDGLVQAAKLAALGQMSAALAHEINQPLTAQRMQLASVRLLLDAGRQDDARAALVRVDELLERMAALTGHLKTFARKTPGGLRERIELGHVIEQALQLLAVRIRSEGVEISQDLDLPAWVLGDAIRLEQVLVNLIRNALDAVANTAPPQIRLTLRRDGEHWCLEVADNGPGIDEAHLASVFDPFFTTKPVGEGLGLGLAVSYGIVHELGGRLDAANQPTGGALFRLSLPAASEERRP